The following coding sequences are from one Leptolyngbyaceae cyanobacterium window:
- a CDS encoding CAAD domain-containing protein — protein sequence METKDPQMPQTEIPKIEVTVQETDDAPLAKFPSGNESSAQWQEYWDQFVLYLSKLPDYLGDFFGEYQKPLITVGLIVAAFVTVKVTLAVLDALNDLPLLSPFFELVGIGYSAWFVWRYLLKASTRQELGQEVKALKNQVLGGNSHKV from the coding sequence ATGGAAACTAAAGACCCCCAAATGCCACAAACTGAAATACCCAAAATAGAGGTCACTGTTCAAGAAACAGATGATGCTCCCTTGGCCAAGTTCCCTTCCGGAAATGAGTCCAGCGCTCAGTGGCAAGAATACTGGGATCAGTTTGTTTTATATCTATCAAAGCTGCCTGATTACCTGGGTGATTTTTTTGGCGAATACCAAAAACCCCTGATCACCGTTGGATTGATCGTAGCTGCCTTTGTCACCGTGAAAGTGACCCTAGCGGTATTGGATGCACTGAACGATTTGCCGCTGCTGTCGCCTTTCTTCGAGCTAGTTGGTATCGGTTACTCAGCTTGGTTTGTTTGGCGCTACTTGCTCAAGGCGTCAACTCGCCAAGAGTTAGGTCAAGAGGTGAAAGCGCTGAAAAACCAAGTTTTGGGAGGCAACTCTCATAAAGTCTAA